The following is a genomic window from Amycolatopsis australiensis.
TGTCTGGGCCGGTCCGGCCGCCGACCAGTTCTTCACCTACGTCCGCCAGGTGCGGGACGCCGGCACGAAGGTGCAGACCCACCTCGAGGACGTCGCCAAGGACCTCGACAACCTCGCGTCGACCCTCGACCAGATCAAGAAGAACGTCGGCGACAAGCAGCTGGCCGCGGAGAAGGCGGTCAACGCCCGCAACGAGCAGGCCCAGAACGACATGGACGCGGCGAACCGGGCGGCCGCCGAGCACGAAAAGGACTCGAGCAAGCCCGCGCCCAGCCCGACCGCCGCGGAGATCCTGGCGAAGGCGAAGGCGGACATCCACACGATCACCGCCGGCTTCGACGGGGACGTGACCGGCCTGCAGACCCAGGCCGACACCGCGATCAAGGCGTCGCAGCAGCTGATGTCCCAGCAGATCGAGGGCGGCTACGACCAGGTCCCGCTGCCGAGCAGCTCCGCGTCCGCGCCGAAGAGCACGGGCGGCATCCACAGCAACGGCTCCTCCGGCTACCACGGCGGCGGAGGTGGCGGTGGTGGTGGTGGAGGCGGCGGCGGCCTCGGCCCGAGCGGCGGCCCGCCGTCCTCGCCGCCGCCGGGGAACGTGCAGCAGTGGATCCAGGAGGCCCTCAAGGCGCTCCAGGCCGCCGGGGTGCCCGTCACCGATGCCGACATCCCCAAGATCTGGGCGATCATCCAGCACGAGTCCGGCGGGAACCCCAACGCCATCAACAACTGGGACTCCAACGCGGCCGCCGGGCACCCCTCCAAGGGGCTCATGCAGTGCATCGACTCGACGTTCAACGCCCACAAGCTGCCCGGGCACGACAACATCTACAACCCGGTCGACAACATCATCGCCGGGGTGCGGTACTCCTTCGACCGGTACGGCAGC
Proteins encoded in this region:
- a CDS encoding transglycosylase SLT domain-containing protein; this translates as MTSKGAGEPDNWHDFMQKVEQVEKVDLTKISAAAAQFREAGKNAGDHNAALKNSTDALNGGVWAGPAADQFFTYVRQVRDAGTKVQTHLEDVAKDLDNLASTLDQIKKNVGDKQLAAEKAVNARNEQAQNDMDAANRAAAEHEKDSSKPAPSPTAAEILAKAKADIHTITAGFDGDVTGLQTQADTAIKASQQLMSQQIEGGYDQVPLPSSSASAPKSTGGIHSNGSSGYHGGGGGGGGGGGGGGLGPSGGPPSSPPPGNVQQWIQEALKALQAAGVPVTDADIPKIWAIIQHESGGNPNAINNWDSNAAAGHPSKGLMQCIDSTFNAHKLPGHDNIYNPVDNIIAGVRYSFDRYGSLDNVPGIKAMAHGGAYRGY